The DNA window GCTGATCAGGAGGTCCGCGTCGACATCCCCCGCGCGCGCCGCCGCCCTCGGTGTATCGATCACCTCGAGCCGCACCCCCAGCGCCGCGGCGAGGAGACCGGCGAGGTCCATCTCAAAACCTTGGGGGGCGCCCTGATCCCGAAACGCCAGTGGGGGGTACGTGAGATCCGACGCGACCCGCAGCACGCCGGCGCGCTTGATCGCCGCCACCACAGGTCCCTGCGCGCTGGGATGGGGCGCCGGTGGGAGCGGCGGCCGGCCGGCGCCGCCCGAACTGCACGCGGCGATGAGGAACACGGCCATTCCGGCCAGCGCCACACGCGGGCAGTGGTCCCGCATCGACCGCGGACCCTGGGGCGCGGGTCGTATCACGAGGAGGGGCAATCGAAAGACCTACATCACGCGCTGCTGGGCGCGCATCTCCCTGAAGCAGTCCTGGCAGTAGACGGGTCGATCCTCCCGAGGACGAAACGGGACCTGCGTCTTCGTTCCGCACTTTGCGCAGACGGCGTCGAACATCTCACGCGGCATCCCTGTCGCTCCCTCGCGGGACCGCTTTCTCGCGTCCCGGCAGTCCTTGCATCGCAGAGGCTCGTTGGTAAACCCCTTCTTCGCGTAGAACTCCTGCTCTCCGGCGGTAAAGACGAACTCCTTGCCGCAGTCGAGGCAGTGCAGGGCTTTGTCGACAAATGGCATCCGACATACCCCCTGGGACCGACTCGGCCTCACGCCGAGCACTAGGCTTGCCTTTAATTATACGATTGCCGTTCAAATGGTGACAAGGGCGGCAGCCCCGGAAGGATGTCCGCCCGGCCCGCCGAACCCGTCATCATGACGCAATTCACGGCACGATGGCCGCTTATCGCTGTTGCAGCGGTGGCCGCCGGCGTGTTGGTCATCGCCCCGATCTCGCTGGACCGGGCCGCGGGCCAGCCCGAATACGCCCTCTATTACAGTTTCGACGTCCCATTGTCGATCGGCGGAATCACGCTGTCGGATGACGGTACGAAAAAGACCTTTAACGGATCCCTGCGCGGCACGCTCGGTGGGGTCCAGGTCATCGATGCCAAGTACACATACGCAAACGGCGCCAGCCCGCACGCGGGGGGCGGGGCATTCTCGATGACCACGAAGGCCGGAGCGTTCAAGGACGGCCAGATCCTGATGACCACCGACGGGAAGCAAACCACGCTCTTGTTCTTCGGGATGTATCTCGGCGCGCACGTGTCGTTTACCATCCTGGGTCCGGGCGATCAGATCGGCGGGACCGGCGTGACCACGAGCGGGCTCGCCGAGACGAACTTTCGCTCCCACGAACAGTATGTCATGGCCGTCCGAGACGCAACCGCGCCGCTTGCCCCGGCCGCGCGCGACCAGGTTGTCGCCCAGGCCGACCAGAACCTCCGGTTGGTGCGAGAGTACCAGCAGCGCGCCCCTCACTGACTCCGCCGGCGCGGTTCATCGCAGCAAGAACCCATCGGGAAGCGGGTCATCGGGGTCCACCACGAACGTGTGGAACCCGGTGATGGCGGCGGTCCCGGTCACCTCGGGCACGGCCGCGCGGTAGGGACCGACGGTCGTCGCCTCGATCAGACGGCCGGTGAAGCGGGTGCCCGCGAGACTCTCGTTGACAAAAGGATCCTCCAACCCGAGGCGGCCGGTCGACCAACGCGCAGCCATGAGTGCCGAGGTGCACGTTCCGCAGGGGGACCGATCGACCTGGTTGTCGGCGAACACGGTGAGGCTCGTGACGTGTGCACCGGGGCGCTGCGGTGGCCACGAGATGACGACGCCGTAGAGGTCGCGGATCTCGGGCTGCTCGGGGTGGACGACTTCGAGCGCCGCTCCCACCGCCGCTTTGACCGCGGCGCTCCATGAGACGAGGGACGGCAACGGCGCGGGGGAGACGCCGAGTCCGACCTTCGGGCCATCGACCAGGACATAGAACGCGCCGCCGTACGCCACGGTGACGGGAACGGTTCCCACGGCGGGAACGGCCACGGACCGATCCGCATACGCAAACGAGGGGACGTTGACGATGGTGACCTCCCGGACGCGCCCCCCGTCGATGCGAGCGCGTGCGCGGACCACCCCCGCCGGCGTGTCCAGGGTCACCACCGTTTCCGGGGCCACGATGGCGTGCTGTCCCGTCTCCAAGAGCACCGTCACGAGGCCGATCACCCCGTGCCCGCACATCGTGCTGTAGCCCTCGTTGTGCATGAAGAGGACTCCGGCGTGGGCCTCTTTGGTCACCGGCGGCGTGAGCACACAGCCATACATATCCCGATGCCCGCGCGGTTCCCACATCAAGAGGCGGCGCAGGTGATCCAGGTGTTCCCGCATATAGCGACGCCGGGCCAGCAGCGTCGGGCCGGGAATCGGCGGCACGCCCCCGGTAATGATCCGCAGCGGCTCTCCCGCCGCATGGCAATCGATCGTCTGGAGAACGTGCGCATAGCGCATCCCGGTGCATTCGTGGCCGGCCCGCCGTTTCCCGCGCGACGCCGCGTGGAAGGGAGATGTTGCCCCGGCCGCTAAACAGCCAGAGATGACCAAGCGGTTTCATACCCCTCAAGAAGTGGCCGAGCTGCTCCGTGTGTCCTCCGCGGCCATCCTCCGGCTGCTGCGCCGGGGAGACCTCCCCGCGGTGCGGGTCGGCCGGGCCTGGCGGGTCGACGACGCCGAGCTGCAGCGTTGGCTCCGGCGCCGACGCTGGCCGACCGGACGGCGGGACAACGGACGGGGGGAACCCTGTCTGTGCGGGTGCGGCCGGCACACGCTGACGCGTGGGGCGCGGTTTCTCCCCGGCCACGACGGGAAGCTGGTCCACAGGTTGATGACGGACGAGGGGTTGACCTTCGAGGCCGCCCGGAAAGCGGTCCGCCAGGTTCAGCGGCCGCGGATTCAGGAGCGGCTGTTCTAATCAGAGCCGCACGGTCGATGCGATGGGTGCTGGTCATGCTGCTGATGTCCATCGTGGAGGCCGGTTTCGTGGCCGCGCAACCGGTCGCGGCCCAGTCCCCCGAGGGCGCCGCCGACATTAAGGATGGCAACGGCAAGAGGCTCGGCCGCGCGACGTTTTCGACGTTGCCCGGCGGGGGTGTGTGGATCCAGGCGGAGGTCGCGGGGCTGACTCCCGGTGTGCACGGGATCGCGATTCATGAGCACGGGGTCTGCCAGGGACCGGACTTCGCATCCGCCGGCGGTCACTTCAACCCGCGAGGGCGCCAGCATGGTCTGGCGCATCGAGAAGGCGCGCACGCCGGCGACCTGCCCAACTTGGTCGCCGACGACGCGGGCAAGACGCGCTACGAAGCGGCCGACGTCCGCATCACGCTCGGCGACGGTCCCAACAGTCTCTTCAAATCTGGCGGGACGTCACTCGTCATTCACGCGGCGCCCGACGACCAACTGACGGATCCGGACGGCCGCGCCGGTCCAGGGATCGCGTGCGGGGTCATCTCCCGAAAGGGAATCAAGGAGGGTCGCTCATGAGTGTCGCGCTCATCACCGGGACCAGCACGGGCATCGGCCGCGCGACCGCCCTGCATCTCGCGCGCCTGGGGTTCGGTGTGTATGCGGGACTGCGCACCGTCGAATCCGGCGCGGAACTTATGCAGTCCGCGAGGGCCGAATCGCTGCGGCTTGCACCCGTCGTCCTCG is part of the bacterium genome and encodes:
- a CDS encoding zinc-ribbon domain containing protein translates to MPFVDKALHCLDCGKEFVFTAGEQEFYAKKGFTNEPLRCKDCRDARKRSREGATGMPREMFDAVCAKCGTKTQVPFRPREDRPVYCQDCFREMRAQQRVM
- a CDS encoding proline racemase family protein codes for the protein MRYAHVLQTIDCHAAGEPLRIITGGVPPIPGPTLLARRRYMREHLDHLRRLLMWEPRGHRDMYGCVLTPPVTKEAHAGVLFMHNEGYSTMCGHGVIGLVTVLLETGQHAIVAPETVVTLDTPAGVVRARARIDGGRVREVTIVNVPSFAYADRSVAVPAVGTVPVTVAYGGAFYVLVDGPKVGLGVSPAPLPSLVSWSAAVKAAVGAALEVVHPEQPEIRDLYGVVISWPPQRPGAHVTSLTVFADNQVDRSPCGTCTSALMAARWSTGRLGLEDPFVNESLAGTRFTGRLIEATTVGPYRAAVPEVTGTAAITGFHTFVVDPDDPLPDGFLLR
- a CDS encoding helix-turn-helix domain-containing protein, with product MTKRFHTPQEVAELLRVSSAAILRLLRRGDLPAVRVGRAWRVDDAELQRWLRRRRWPTGRRDNGRGEPCLCGCGRHTLTRGARFLPGHDGKLVHRLMTDEGLTFEAARKAVRQVQRPRIQERLF
- a CDS encoding superoxide dismutase family protein, whose translation is MRWVLVMLLMSIVEAGFVAAQPVAAQSPEGAADIKDGNGKRLGRATFSTLPGGGVWIQAEVAGLTPGVHGIAIHEHGVCQGPDFASAGGHFNPRGRQHGLAHREGAHAGDLPNLVADDAGKTRYEAADVRITLGDGPNSLFKSGGTSLVIHAAPDDQLTDPDGRAGPGIACGVISRKGIKEGRS